One window from the genome of Nitrospira sp. encodes:
- the thiS gene encoding sulfur carrier protein ThiS gives MQVKVNGKSEDIQSGSVLDLLTLKKIDPQMVAVEVNDKMIDREHLATTTLKEGDLVEFLFYMGGGR, from the coding sequence ATGCAGGTCAAGGTCAACGGGAAATCCGAGGACATCCAAAGCGGCAGCGTCCTCGATTTGCTCACGCTCAAGAAGATCGATCCTCAGATGGTTGCGGTCGAGGTCAATGACAAAATGATCGATCGGGAACATCTCGCCACCACTACCCTCAAGGAGGGCGATCTGGTCGAATTCCTCTTTTACATGGGAGGAGGCCGGTGA
- a CDS encoding HEAT repeat domain-containing protein: MSRRLVIVVGVCALAIGAGLPVDLWAGAKNPIVLVQIPYEAPPKQQDVPDVSVPPNTNPLTPEEMTRAEALLPLLEGKQEFWAMGEFVHLGEPSVPALVKGLTMPSPRIRYNTIETLSMMKGVSGVPALLQAAKDPNELPRVREHALRVAIRLDAAKTPEAIEVMSKDQNPSVRKAAAFESRYVRLKAVIPTLIPMITDDERFVAMSALHSLWIVTRHETEFHDWDTSTKQDRQAWVSEWVEWWASNKDAFEIPEPRRAGKSS; the protein is encoded by the coding sequence ATGAGCAGACGTCTTGTGATCGTAGTTGGTGTGTGTGCGCTGGCCATTGGCGCCGGGTTGCCGGTAGACCTCTGGGCAGGCGCCAAGAATCCTATCGTGCTTGTCCAAATTCCCTATGAGGCGCCGCCGAAGCAACAGGATGTGCCTGATGTGTCTGTGCCGCCGAATACGAATCCTCTGACCCCCGAGGAAATGACCCGGGCTGAAGCGTTGCTTCCCTTGTTGGAAGGAAAGCAGGAGTTTTGGGCCATGGGGGAGTTCGTGCATTTAGGAGAGCCGTCGGTTCCGGCGTTGGTCAAAGGGCTGACGATGCCGAGCCCGAGAATTCGCTACAACACGATCGAGACGCTGTCGATGATGAAAGGGGTGTCCGGCGTGCCGGCATTGCTTCAGGCAGCCAAAGATCCGAACGAACTCCCGCGCGTCCGCGAGCATGCCCTGCGTGTGGCGATTCGACTCGATGCGGCGAAAACGCCTGAGGCGATCGAGGTGATGTCGAAGGATCAGAATCCCTCAGTGCGGAAGGCGGCGGCGTTTGAATCGCGTTACGTCAGGCTTAAAGCGGTGATTCCCACGCTGATCCCCATGATCACCGACGATGAACGTTTCGTGGCGATGTCGGCGTTGCATTCCCTCTGGATTGTGACCCGTCATGAAACCGAGTTTCATGATTGGGATACGTCGACGAAGCAGGATCGGCAGGCCTGGGTGAGTGAGTGGGTGGAGTGGTGGGCTTCGAATAAGGATGCGTTTGAGATTCCTGAGCCACGTCGAGCCGGGAAAAGTTCCTGA
- the cysK gene encoding cysteine synthase A, whose protein sequence is MIMHKEITELIGKTPLVRLNRLSKPGSATIYGKVEFFNPGGSVKDRICLNMINEAERQGKLKPGGTIVEPTSGNTGIGLALVSAVRGYKLILVMPESMSMERASLLSSYGAQLVLTPAWEGMKGSIKEAESILAQNPSYFMPDQFSNPANPAMHRMTTAPEILDALDGKIDAFVAAVGTGGTITGCGELFKEKNPNVQVIAVEPAGSPVLSGGDPGPHKIQGIGAGFIPKVLNRKIIDRVITVTDDEAYQTAKQLSKKEGLLVGISAGANVFAAQKIAEELGPGKNVVTILCDTGERYISIEKYFNI, encoded by the coding sequence ATGATTATGCACAAAGAAATTACCGAATTGATCGGCAAGACTCCGCTCGTCCGGTTGAACCGGCTGTCCAAACCAGGCTCCGCGACAATCTATGGCAAAGTAGAGTTTTTTAATCCGGGTGGCAGCGTCAAAGATCGCATCTGCCTCAACATGATCAATGAGGCGGAACGGCAGGGCAAACTGAAGCCGGGCGGCACCATCGTCGAGCCGACCAGTGGTAATACCGGTATCGGCCTGGCCCTGGTTTCAGCCGTACGCGGTTACAAGCTGATCCTGGTCATGCCGGAGAGCATGAGCATGGAGCGGGCGAGCCTACTGTCCTCTTATGGGGCACAGCTAGTCCTCACTCCCGCGTGGGAAGGGATGAAAGGGTCCATTAAGGAAGCGGAGAGCATCCTGGCTCAGAACCCCAGCTATTTCATGCCGGATCAGTTTTCGAACCCGGCGAATCCGGCGATGCACCGAATGACCACGGCTCCAGAGATTCTGGATGCCCTGGACGGGAAGATCGACGCGTTTGTGGCGGCGGTCGGCACCGGCGGAACCATTACGGGCTGCGGAGAGCTGTTCAAGGAAAAGAACCCGAACGTGCAAGTGATCGCAGTGGAACCGGCGGGCTCACCGGTCTTGTCCGGCGGTGATCCGGGACCCCACAAGATTCAAGGCATCGGAGCCGGGTTCATTCCCAAAGTCTTGAACCGGAAGATTATCGACCGCGTGATTACCGTCACGGACGATGAGGCCTATCAAACAGCCAAACAGCTGTCAAAAAAAGAAGGCTTGCTGGTCGGCATTTCAGCCGGTGCCAATGTCTTCGCCGCTCAGAAAATCGCCGAAGAACTCGGCCCAGGGAAGAATGTCGTGACCATCCTGTGCGACACCGGCGAGCGCTACATCAGCATCGAGAAGTATTTTAATATCTGA
- the moeB gene encoding molybdopterin-synthase adenylyltransferase MoeB has product MEFTEEQINRYSRHILLPEVGGKGQKKIAKAKILLVGAGGLGSPAALYLAAAGVGTIGLIDSDVVDLTNLQRQILHHTSDIGRPKVVSGKEKIAALNPDVIVKTYEERLTAGNALKIFSEYDVIIDGVDNFTAKFLINDACFFADKPLIHGGILRFDGRVTTIVPKKSACYRCVFKTPPPAGLVASCQEAGVIGVLAGIIGTIQATEALKLILGIGRPLTDRLLDFDAKKTLFREIKVKRNPHCALCGDHPTITELFDDGDPFAGCAVRP; this is encoded by the coding sequence ATGGAATTCACTGAAGAGCAAATAAACCGATACAGCCGGCACATTCTCCTGCCTGAAGTCGGCGGCAAAGGCCAGAAGAAGATCGCCAAGGCGAAGATTCTTCTCGTCGGCGCCGGAGGTCTGGGCTCACCGGCTGCACTCTATCTGGCCGCGGCCGGCGTCGGCACCATCGGTCTCATCGACAGCGACGTGGTGGACCTGACGAACTTGCAACGACAGATCCTTCACCACACATCCGACATCGGGCGCCCCAAAGTCGTCTCCGGGAAGGAAAAGATCGCGGCGCTGAATCCCGACGTCATCGTAAAGACCTACGAAGAGCGCCTGACTGCGGGGAATGCGCTCAAGATTTTCAGCGAATACGATGTCATCATCGATGGCGTCGATAACTTTACGGCCAAGTTCCTCATCAACGATGCCTGCTTCTTTGCCGACAAGCCACTGATCCATGGCGGAATCCTTCGCTTCGATGGCCGTGTGACGACGATTGTGCCGAAGAAGTCGGCCTGCTACCGTTGTGTGTTCAAGACCCCACCACCGGCCGGTCTGGTCGCGTCCTGCCAAGAAGCGGGTGTGATCGGCGTATTGGCAGGGATCATCGGAACGATCCAGGCAACCGAAGCGTTGAAACTCATTCTCGGCATCGGACGGCCATTGACGGATCGACTGTTGGACTTCGATGCCAAAAAGACACTCTTCCGTGAGATCAAGGTGAAGCGCAACCCTCACTGCGCACTCTGCGGTGACCATCCGACGATCACCGAGCTGTTTGACGATGGAGATCCGTTTGCCGGCTGTGCCGTTCGTCCCTAG
- the def gene encoding peptide deformylase has translation MAILKIAKLGNPILRRQADPIGPRQIKSLDIQRLIDDMLETMYDEPGIGLAAPQVSRSVQLVVMACEGDFPETVLVNPSIAFYGPQQVENWEGCLSVDGLRGKVTRPSLIRVKALDRQGKALDFEATGLFAVCIQHEMDHLIGKLFIDRMTDMSTLTQLAEFDQYWKKDPAAVI, from the coding sequence ATGGCGATTTTGAAAATAGCGAAGCTTGGCAATCCCATTCTGCGTCGGCAGGCTGATCCCATCGGTCCGCGTCAGATCAAGTCGCTCGATATTCAACGCTTGATCGACGACATGCTGGAGACGATGTACGACGAGCCGGGCATTGGGCTGGCCGCTCCGCAAGTGTCCCGATCTGTGCAGTTAGTGGTAATGGCCTGCGAGGGCGACTTTCCCGAAACCGTGCTGGTCAATCCGTCGATCGCGTTCTACGGACCCCAGCAAGTGGAAAATTGGGAAGGCTGCCTGAGCGTGGATGGCTTGCGGGGAAAGGTCACTCGTCCTTCCTTGATTCGCGTCAAGGCTCTTGATCGACAGGGCAAGGCGCTGGATTTCGAGGCCACCGGCCTGTTTGCCGTGTGTATTCAGCATGAGATGGATCATTTGATCGGGAAGTTGTTCATCGATCGGATGACGGACATGTCGACGCTGACGCAACTGGCCGAATTCGACCAGTATTGGAAGAAAGATCCCGCCGCCGTCATCTGA
- the thrC gene encoding threonine synthase produces MTKMKALVCRECGKEYPTKAIHVCEMCFGPLEVKYNYEEIKKSISRKKIQEGPHSMWRYIDLLPVEGTNFVGPHAGLTPLVRAKNLGAYLGLDELYIKNDTVNHPTLSFKDRVVAVALTRARELGFETVACASTGNLANSVSAHAAAANLHCYVFIPGDLEAAKVLGNLIYKPHVVEVEGNYDDVNRLCSEIAGEHGWGFVNINIRPYYAEGSKTLAYETVEQLGWKTPDQVVIPMASGSLLTKIWKGLHEMKYVGLIDDVHTKLNGAQAEGCSPISTAFKAGRDFFKPVKPKTIAKSLAIGNPADGYYALKATAESQGAMDMVTDEEVVDGIKLLAQTEGIFAETAGGVTIGVLKKLVKQGVIKKNEVTVAYITGNGLKTQEAVIDAVGRPTRIQPSLVAFEKTFKLGKNGGGDA; encoded by the coding sequence ATGACCAAGATGAAAGCCCTCGTGTGCCGGGAATGCGGGAAAGAATATCCCACAAAAGCGATCCACGTCTGCGAGATGTGTTTCGGCCCCCTCGAAGTGAAATACAACTACGAGGAAATCAAGAAATCGATTTCGCGCAAGAAGATCCAAGAGGGTCCCCACAGCATGTGGCGCTATATCGATCTGCTTCCGGTCGAGGGCACGAACTTCGTCGGCCCGCATGCCGGATTGACGCCGCTGGTCCGCGCCAAAAATCTCGGCGCCTATCTCGGCCTCGATGAGCTCTACATTAAGAACGATACGGTCAATCACCCGACACTCTCCTTCAAGGATCGTGTCGTCGCTGTCGCGCTGACACGCGCCCGGGAACTTGGATTTGAGACGGTGGCCTGCGCTTCGACCGGCAACCTGGCAAATTCCGTGTCCGCCCATGCGGCAGCCGCCAACCTCCATTGCTACGTCTTCATCCCGGGAGATTTGGAAGCCGCGAAGGTATTAGGCAATCTCATCTATAAACCGCATGTGGTCGAGGTCGAAGGCAACTACGACGATGTGAACCGGCTCTGCAGCGAAATCGCCGGCGAACACGGCTGGGGTTTCGTGAACATCAACATCCGCCCCTACTATGCCGAGGGCTCGAAAACGCTCGCGTACGAAACAGTCGAGCAATTGGGATGGAAGACGCCGGACCAGGTCGTCATTCCCATGGCCTCTGGCTCGCTCCTGACCAAGATCTGGAAGGGGTTGCACGAAATGAAGTACGTGGGGCTCATCGACGACGTCCACACAAAGCTCAACGGCGCCCAAGCGGAAGGCTGCTCCCCGATCTCCACCGCCTTCAAAGCGGGACGCGACTTCTTCAAGCCAGTCAAGCCGAAGACGATCGCCAAATCGCTGGCCATCGGCAATCCGGCCGACGGCTATTACGCGTTAAAGGCGACGGCCGAGAGCCAAGGCGCCATGGACATGGTGACCGACGAAGAAGTCGTCGACGGCATCAAGCTGCTGGCGCAGACCGAAGGCATTTTCGCCGAGACCGCCGGCGGAGTGACCATCGGCGTGCTAAAGAAACTGGTCAAGCAGGGCGTGATCAAGAAGAACGAAGTGACGGTCGCCTACATCACGGGGAACGGATTGAAGACGCAGGAAGCGGTCATCGATGCCGTCGGACGGCCGACCCGCATTCAGCCGAGCCTGGTGGCCTTTGAAAAAACCTTTAAGTTGGGAAAGAACGGTGGTGGTGACGCATGA
- a CDS encoding M67 family metallopeptidase: MADLIIPQPILDDMVAHAKELAPYECCGLLAGTGNTVTKIYRIKNVVALEGAQQLASFDPAKVAHLARLSPAERAEIAFVMDAQDLALAQKDMRRSGHTLQVVYHSHPHDPARPSVTDIKIATDYEDYWGKINLPVPAYLLVSLMHQTPDIRAYWIKGGVVSPAQIAVE; this comes from the coding sequence GTGGCTGATCTGATCATTCCCCAGCCCATTCTCGATGACATGGTCGCCCATGCGAAGGAGCTCGCGCCCTACGAGTGCTGCGGATTGCTCGCAGGGACAGGAAACACCGTCACCAAGATCTATCGCATCAAGAATGTCGTCGCCCTGGAGGGTGCCCAACAACTTGCCTCATTCGATCCGGCAAAAGTCGCACATCTGGCACGCCTCAGCCCAGCTGAACGGGCCGAGATCGCCTTTGTGATGGATGCTCAGGACCTGGCCCTCGCGCAAAAAGATATGCGACGCAGCGGCCACACCCTCCAAGTCGTCTACCATTCGCATCCGCACGATCCGGCTCGCCCTTCGGTCACCGACATCAAGATCGCCACCGACTACGAAGATTACTGGGGCAAGATCAATCTCCCCGTCCCTGCCTATCTTCTCGTCTCCCTAATGCACCAGACGCCCGACATCCGCGCCTACTGGATCAAGGGCGGCGTGGTGTCTCCGGCTCAGATCGCCGTAGAGTAG
- a CDS encoding NIL domain-containing protein, with product MSHLRFHVRFPEDKVKEPIIYQIGREYNIVTNVRRADVRETTGWVDVELSGEIAEIERALDGLRKKGCVVDPIELNVVE from the coding sequence ATGTCACATTTACGCTTTCACGTGCGATTTCCCGAAGACAAGGTCAAAGAGCCGATCATTTATCAGATCGGCCGCGAGTACAATATCGTCACCAACGTGCGCCGCGCCGATGTGCGTGAAACCACCGGCTGGGTCGATGTCGAGCTCTCAGGCGAAATTGCCGAGATCGAACGGGCGCTCGACGGCCTTCGAAAAAAAGGCTGTGTCGTCGATCCCATCGAACTAAACGTGGTGGAATAA
- a CDS encoding MoaD/ThiS family protein has product MIKVRIPTPLRPLTKNQGEVETTAGSITNMIESLNSAHPGIKDRLCDESGELRRFVNIYVNEEDIRFLKGKETMLKDGDEVSIVPAIAGG; this is encoded by the coding sequence ATGATTAAAGTCCGCATCCCTACTCCCCTCCGGCCGCTGACGAAGAACCAGGGGGAAGTTGAAACGACAGCCGGCAGCATCACGAACATGATCGAGTCGCTGAACAGCGCGCACCCCGGCATTAAGGATCGCCTCTGCGATGAGTCTGGTGAATTGCGCCGCTTCGTGAATATCTATGTGAACGAGGAAGACATTCGATTCCTCAAGGGCAAAGAGACCATGCTGAAGGATGGCGACGAAGTCTCCATCGTTCCGGCGATCGCGGGAGGCTAA
- the moeB gene encoding molybdopterin-synthase adenylyltransferase MoeB, with product MELTELQIQRYSRHIILNEVGGKGQKKLSQAKVLLIGAGGLGSPAGLYLAAAGIGTIGLVDGDVVDLSNLQRQIMHSTATVGMPKVESGKKTLTAINPEITVNAYHQLVDADNILPLISQYDIVLDGSDNFSTRFLVNDACFFAKKTLISASMFRFEGQLTTIKPHAGYPCYRCLYPEPPPAGLVPNCQEAGVLGVLAGTMGILQASEAIKEVLGIGDTIADKLVIYDALDMKFRKVSRPKDPACPLCGPNPKIKDLGMDYAVSCTI from the coding sequence ATGGAACTTACAGAACTTCAGATCCAACGTTATAGCCGCCACATCATCTTGAATGAAGTGGGTGGCAAAGGGCAAAAGAAGCTCTCACAAGCGAAAGTCTTGCTGATCGGGGCAGGAGGCCTCGGCTCACCAGCCGGACTGTACCTGGCTGCTGCGGGCATCGGGACGATCGGATTGGTCGATGGCGATGTCGTCGACCTCTCCAATCTCCAGCGACAGATTATGCACTCGACTGCCACGGTCGGGATGCCCAAGGTCGAGTCCGGCAAAAAGACGCTGACGGCGATCAACCCTGAGATCACGGTCAACGCCTATCACCAGTTGGTCGACGCCGACAATATTCTTCCGCTCATCTCGCAATACGATATCGTCCTGGATGGCTCGGATAATTTCTCGACCCGGTTCCTGGTGAACGACGCCTGCTTCTTCGCCAAGAAGACGTTGATCTCGGCCAGCATGTTCCGATTTGAAGGCCAACTTACGACCATCAAGCCGCACGCAGGCTACCCCTGCTATCGCTGCCTCTATCCTGAGCCACCCCCGGCCGGGCTGGTTCCCAACTGCCAGGAAGCCGGAGTACTCGGTGTGCTCGCCGGCACAATGGGGATTCTGCAGGCATCCGAAGCCATCAAGGAAGTCCTGGGTATCGGCGACACTATCGCCGACAAACTCGTGATCTACGATGCGCTCGACATGAAGTTCCGTAAGGTCAGCCGTCCGAAAGATCCGGCCTGCCCTCTCTGTGGACCCAATCCGAAGATCAAGGATCTCGGGATGGATTATGCTGTCAGCTGCACCATCTAG
- a CDS encoding ABC transporter ATP-binding protein, with product MKTLLRVLQYLRPYRLMVLGTFLFAGLTTAFELVPPWLIKILIDDVIQANRVELLTWVFVGLAGSYLMRNLCSSMRIRLNNSLEQQVVHDLHVQVFAALQRLSISFFENRPTGEIMSRVLNDTEHMQRIFVDGLEEIITAGLTLIGIMVVLFWLNWKLALLALLPIPILIVGAALFTKRVHGYYREIRKGAAELNALLQDSLAGIRETMGFNRQPFEQDRFGRKSDQCRKDTLKAMYLWSYYSPGMMLIGSLGGALVLWFGTAEVLAKHLSVGELVMFTSYLALFYVPINQIHSVNHMLQHALAASERVFDVLDIVPDVRDEPGVQAPVARCTGAVIFDHVQFHYRSDAPILKDVSIAVRAGERVALVGPSGAGKSTTLKLLNRFYDVTGGSITIDDVDIRRMPLAFLRNQIGLVQQEPFLFNGTVKENILYGDLSAGQEAIEAAAKAARAHEFIVKLPEGYDTWIGERGVKLSVGQRQRVSIARVLLKDPPIVMFDEATSNIDTETEVKIREALNELTKGRTTIIIAHRLSTINEVDRIIVVEHGRVVEEGTHEVLITRGGVYSRLYEAQFQV from the coding sequence GTGAAAACCCTGCTTCGCGTGCTTCAATATCTCCGGCCCTATCGCCTTATGGTGCTGGGGACCTTCCTGTTTGCCGGCCTGACGACGGCATTTGAACTCGTTCCCCCGTGGCTCATCAAGATTCTGATCGACGATGTCATTCAGGCGAACCGGGTCGAGCTCCTGACATGGGTCTTCGTGGGTTTGGCCGGATCCTACCTCATGCGCAACCTCTGCAGCTCGATGCGCATCCGCCTCAATAATTCCTTGGAACAGCAGGTCGTGCACGATCTGCACGTGCAGGTCTTTGCCGCCTTGCAGCGCCTCTCCATCAGCTTTTTTGAAAATCGTCCAACCGGCGAGATCATGTCGCGGGTGTTGAATGATACTGAGCATATGCAGCGGATCTTCGTCGACGGACTGGAAGAAATCATTACCGCCGGGCTGACCCTGATCGGAATCATGGTGGTCTTGTTCTGGCTGAACTGGAAGTTAGCCCTGTTGGCGCTGTTGCCCATCCCGATTTTGATCGTCGGGGCGGCACTCTTCACGAAGCGCGTCCACGGGTATTACCGTGAGATTCGGAAGGGCGCGGCAGAGTTGAATGCGCTGTTGCAAGATTCGCTGGCCGGTATTCGGGAGACCATGGGATTCAACCGCCAACCCTTTGAGCAGGATCGATTCGGCCGCAAGAGCGATCAATGCCGGAAGGACACCTTGAAGGCCATGTATCTCTGGTCCTATTACTCACCCGGGATGATGTTGATCGGGAGCCTTGGCGGCGCACTGGTCTTGTGGTTCGGGACGGCCGAGGTGTTGGCCAAGCATCTGTCGGTCGGTGAGCTCGTCATGTTCACGTCGTATCTGGCCCTGTTTTATGTGCCGATCAACCAGATTCATTCCGTCAACCACATGCTGCAGCACGCGCTGGCGGCGAGCGAACGGGTGTTCGATGTCCTCGATATCGTGCCGGATGTGCGTGACGAGCCAGGCGTTCAAGCGCCGGTGGCCCGCTGTACCGGGGCCGTGATCTTCGATCATGTGCAATTTCACTATCGCAGCGACGCGCCTATTCTGAAGGATGTCAGCATTGCCGTGCGAGCCGGCGAACGGGTGGCGCTGGTGGGGCCCAGCGGAGCAGGAAAGAGCACCACGCTGAAGTTGCTGAATCGATTCTACGATGTTACCGGCGGGTCGATTACGATCGATGATGTGGATATCCGGCGTATGCCGCTGGCGTTTCTACGGAATCAGATCGGTCTCGTGCAGCAAGAGCCGTTCCTCTTCAACGGAACGGTCAAGGAAAATATTCTCTATGGCGATCTCTCGGCAGGACAGGAAGCCATTGAAGCGGCTGCCAAAGCAGCCCGCGCCCATGAGTTCATCGTGAAGCTTCCTGAAGGGTACGACACCTGGATCGGGGAGCGTGGTGTGAAACTATCGGTCGGGCAGCGGCAGCGGGTGTCGATTGCGCGTGTCCTGCTTAAAGATCCTCCGATCGTGATGTTCGATGAGGCGACCTCCAATATCGACACGGAGACCGAAGTCAAGATCCGTGAGGCCTTGAATGAACTTACCAAAGGCCGGACCACGATCATCATTGCGCACCGGCTATCGACCATCAATGAGGTCGATCGTATTATTGTGGTCGAGCACGGGCGGGTGGTCGAAGAAGGTACGCATGAGGTCTTGATCACTCGCGGAGGCGTCTACTCACGCCTGTACGAGGCGCAATTTCAGGTGTAA